GATATGCAGGCGGCGGAGAAGCTGCGCTATCGCCAGCAGCTAGCCAAGATCGGCAAGCCGCAGGACAAGCGTGAGTGGTGGATGAACGCGCAGCTCGTCAACGCGGTCAACCTGCCGGTGCAGAACGCGCTCAACTTCCCCGCCGCGATTCTCCAGCCGCCCTTCTTCGATCCGAAGGCCGACCCGGCCTTCAATTACGGCGCGATCGGCGCGGTGATCGGGCACGAGATCAGCCACAGCTTCGACAACAACGGCGCGGCGTTCGATTCGACCGGCGCGATGCGCAACTGGTGGACCGACGCGGACAAGAAGAAGTTCGAGGAAGCGGGCAAGGCGCTGGCCGACCAGTACGACCAGTACGAGCCCTTCCCCGGCCTGAACGTGAAGGGCGAGCTGACGCTGGGCGAGAACATCGCCGACATCGCCGGGCTACAGGCCGCCTACGACGCCTACCGCGCTTCGCTAAACGGCAAGGAAGCGCCGGTGATCGGCGGTTTCACCGGCGACCAGCGTTTCTTCATCGCGTTCGGCCAGACCTGGGCGACCAAGATGCGCGAAGCGGCGCTGCGCCAGCGCATCGCGACCGACGGCCACGCACCGGGCAACTACCGCGCGCTGACCGTGCGCAACATGGATGCCTGGTACAAGGCGTTCGACGTGAAGCCGGGGGCGAAGCTCTACCTCGCGCCGGAAGATCGCGTACAGGTCTGGTAAGACAGACAGGAGCGTAGCGGCCGTCGGCGGATTGCCGCTACGCCTCTTGCGGCTCCGCCTGCCCATCGATCTGTTCCGCCGGGTCCGCAGCGAAGAGGTAGCGATAGACCCCGACCAGATTGATCAGCAGCAGGCCGATGTTCTGCCAGCCGATCCCTTCCCCTTCGTCGTTGAGGAAACCCCAGGCGATCAGTGCGGAGGAGCTGGTGACGAAGATCACGAAGCCCCACCCGGTCGGTCGTGTGCCGAGATTGAGCGACACGATGAATGCCGCGAGCAGACCCGCGCCGGCGCCGTAATATTGCAGGATGTTCAGGGTCGTCTCGCTCATCGATGGGCCTCTCGCAGCTCGGCGGCAGGGTTTCGCCACGCAAACGGGCCAACGGATGCACGGCCCGTTGTTTCCATGTGCCATCAGAGACTTATTGCCCGCCTTGCATGGTGCCACGACAGCCGGCGCGAATGGGGCTGGGCGAGAAAACGAGGTCCACTAGGAAGAACTCGGTAAAGCCGCGCCAGTCTAACCACCCGACCGCTAGCGTTTCTTCACGAACTCGGCGCGCAGGACGAGGCCCTTGATGCCGGGATACTTGCAGTCGATCTCCTGCTCGTCGCCGGTCAGGCGGATCGACTTGATCAGCGTACCCTGCTTCAGCGTCTGGCCCGCACCCTTCACATCGAGGTCCTTTACCAGAGTTACCTGATCGCCATCCTCGAGGATGTTACCCACCGCGTCACGCACTTCTACAGTGTTCGCCGCAGCCTGTTTCGCGGCGAGGTCTGACGTAGGCATCCATTCGCCGCTGTCCTCGTCGTAGACGTAATCATCGTCGCCGCTCATCCCGCCGCACCGATCAGTTCGCGCCCGATCAGCATCCGCCTGATCTCGTTCGTGCCCGCGCCGATATCGAGCAG
Above is a genomic segment from Erythrobacter sp. 3-20A1M containing:
- a CDS encoding alkylphosphonate utilization protein, coding for MSGDDDYVYDEDSGEWMPTSDLAAKQAAANTVEVRDAVGNILEDGDQVTLVKDLDVKGAGQTLKQGTLIKSIRLTGDEQEIDCKYPGIKGLVLRAEFVKKR